From one Haloferax marinisediminis genomic stretch:
- a CDS encoding L-lactate permease, whose amino-acid sequence MVSATDALIALLPLLTIAYLMVGRYWPATRAMPVAWLVAIGAGVVGWGMTPTWIAAATINGFITAANILYIVFGAILLLYTLKQTGAFDSINNGFASISEDRRVQVVLLVFLMGSFIESAAGFGTPAAIVGPLLVGLGFPPLAAVVVALTGNLMAITFGAVGTPLIIGMIDIFEGVETISTTVLGAGGYESIAAWVSEIAVFAAMHHVVVGIALPFIGVAMMTRFFGEEKSIKPALEVLPLTLFAWASFSVPYFLTAYFLGPEFPGLLGSMVGLAVTVSALKAGLFHPDEEWDFAPESSWPDHWVGDIEPGESTNDNVTVAADGGSVQSSMPASAGQMSLLKAWTPYALVALLLVVTRVADPVKAFITSDLFVVGWSNILGTGLGNDFAFLYLPGAVFIAVHLVTIPIHGMRSEEIKASWAETVEKVAPAVVALLFAVATVQIMLQSGAATGSDSMLIVLSEGMASVAGSAYPFFAAYVGAFGAFLAGSNTVSDILFGTFQYGVADSIGTPKTIMLGAQAVGGAIGNLIAVHNVVAALAVVGLVGEEGRVIRLELIPLVYYGTATGILTLLFSYVLFPGVF is encoded by the coding sequence ATGGTTAGTGCGACCGATGCACTCATCGCGCTGCTGCCGCTTCTGACCATCGCATACCTCATGGTCGGTCGGTATTGGCCCGCGACGCGGGCGATGCCGGTCGCGTGGTTGGTCGCGATCGGCGCTGGTGTCGTCGGCTGGGGCATGACCCCGACGTGGATTGCTGCTGCGACGATTAACGGGTTCATCACTGCGGCGAACATCCTGTACATCGTTTTCGGCGCAATCCTACTTCTGTACACGCTCAAGCAGACGGGCGCGTTCGACTCCATCAACAACGGCTTCGCATCCATCAGTGAGGACCGTCGCGTGCAGGTCGTCCTGCTCGTCTTCCTCATGGGATCGTTCATCGAGTCGGCCGCCGGCTTCGGGACGCCCGCAGCAATCGTCGGCCCGCTCCTCGTCGGCCTTGGCTTCCCGCCGCTGGCCGCCGTCGTTGTCGCCCTCACGGGTAACCTCATGGCGATTACGTTCGGTGCCGTCGGGACGCCGCTCATCATCGGGATGATCGACATCTTCGAGGGCGTCGAGACGATCAGCACCACAGTTCTCGGTGCTGGAGGCTACGAGTCCATCGCCGCGTGGGTCAGCGAAATCGCAGTGTTCGCTGCCATGCACCACGTCGTCGTCGGTATCGCGCTTCCGTTCATCGGTGTCGCCATGATGACGCGCTTCTTCGGTGAAGAGAAGTCCATCAAGCCGGCACTCGAAGTGCTTCCCCTGACGCTGTTCGCGTGGGCGTCCTTCTCGGTTCCGTACTTCCTCACCGCGTACTTCCTCGGACCGGAGTTCCCGGGTCTTCTCGGGTCGATGGTCGGTCTCGCCGTGACGGTCAGCGCGCTCAAGGCTGGCCTCTTCCACCCCGACGAAGAGTGGGACTTCGCCCCAGAATCGTCGTGGCCCGACCACTGGGTTGGTGACATCGAGCCCGGCGAGTCGACGAACGACAACGTCACCGTCGCCGCCGACGGTGGGTCGGTTCAGTCCAGCATGCCGGCGTCTGCCGGTCAGATGTCGCTCCTGAAGGCGTGGACGCCGTACGCGCTCGTCGCGCTCCTGCTCGTCGTTACCCGCGTCGCCGACCCTGTCAAGGCCTTCATCACGAGTGACCTGTTCGTCGTTGGATGGAGCAACATCCTCGGAACGGGTCTCGGAAACGACTTCGCGTTCCTCTACCTCCCCGGTGCAGTGTTCATCGCAGTGCACCTCGTGACGATTCCGATTCACGGAATGCGGAGTGAAGAGATCAAGGCCTCGTGGGCAGAGACCGTCGAGAAGGTCGCACCCGCAGTCGTCGCACTGCTGTTCGCCGTCGCGACGGTGCAGATTATGCTCCAGTCCGGCGCAGCAACCGGTTCGGACAGCATGCTCATCGTCCTCTCCGAGGGCATGGCGAGCGTCGCTGGCTCGGCTTACCCGTTCTTCGCCGCGTACGTGGGCGCGTTCGGTGCGTTCCTCGCAGGGTCGAACACCGTCTCCGACATCCTGTTCGGTACCTTCCAGTACGGTGTCGCAGACTCGATTGGCACGCCGAAGACCATCATGCTTGGTGCGCAGGCAGTCGGTGGTGCCATCGGTAACCTCATCGCCGTCCACAACGTCGTCGCCGCGCTCGCGGTCGTCGGCCTCGTCGGCGAAGAGGGTCGCGTCATCCGTCTCGAACTCATCCCGCTCGTCTACTACGGCACTGCCACTGGCATCCTGACGCTCCTGTTCAGCTACGTGCTGTTCCCCGGCGTGTTCTGA
- a CDS encoding LUD domain-containing protein, whose product MSKAREAKAAKIRQLMETEGDAVNTSTSGFNEGRYQAVQTLDDYEGLKAEARAIKEDAIERLPDLLDQLRETIEENGGTMYIADDAADANRYIREVCEDKDAERVVKSKSMTSEEIEVNDELEAADVDVVETDLGEWVLQVADEAPSHIVAPAIHKSREAIADLFNETFEPDEPLQTAEELTMFARQQLGELIEGADVGMTGANFITADTGTMALVTSEGNARKTAVVPDTHVAVAGVEKVVPAVEDLQPFIELIGKSGTGQNITSYISLLTPPVESPTVDFDDPDTPITENETDRDFHLVLIDNGRLDMRDDEQLRETLYCIRCSACSNVCANFQHVGGHAFGGETYSGGIGTGWEAGVEGLDSAAEFNDLCTGCSRCTTACPVNIDIPWINTVVRDRVNRGEVSEVDWLVDGLTPDEEPGGVSLQKRFFGNFETAAKVGSTFAPVSNWVTQTSVSRNLMERFLGIDARRELPSFQRETLKDWFDARDSHVQNPTRTAVLYPDVYTNHVQVERGKAAVRTLEALGVDVVVPDVRSSGRAPLSQGMIATAEDHAHDVYAGLAEYIDEGRDIVVIEPSDLAMFDNEYEKFLSEKSFQRLSDSSFEVMEYVFGLLENGAPTDALESTDSEEVAYHSHCQQRTLGLEGYTEAVLADLGYDVATSDVECCGMAGSFGYKSEYYELSMDVGSELQGQFQTDETRNRTVVASGTSCLEQLDSLLRRPSRHPVELIAPRR is encoded by the coding sequence ATGAGTAAGGCACGCGAAGCGAAGGCGGCGAAGATTCGCCAGTTGATGGAGACCGAAGGCGACGCCGTCAACACGAGTACGAGCGGATTCAACGAGGGCCGATACCAGGCGGTCCAGACGCTCGACGATTACGAGGGGCTGAAAGCCGAGGCTCGAGCGATCAAAGAAGACGCCATCGAGCGACTCCCCGACCTTCTCGACCAACTCCGAGAGACCATCGAGGAGAACGGCGGGACGATGTACATCGCCGACGACGCCGCGGACGCGAACCGCTACATCCGGGAGGTGTGCGAGGACAAAGATGCCGAACGCGTCGTCAAGTCGAAGTCGATGACCTCCGAGGAGATCGAGGTCAACGACGAACTCGAAGCAGCGGACGTCGACGTGGTCGAGACGGACCTCGGTGAGTGGGTCCTCCAGGTCGCCGACGAGGCACCCTCGCACATCGTCGCCCCCGCCATCCACAAGTCGCGGGAGGCCATCGCCGACCTGTTCAACGAGACGTTCGAACCCGACGAACCGCTGCAGACGGCAGAAGAACTCACGATGTTCGCCCGCCAGCAACTCGGCGAACTCATCGAAGGTGCCGACGTGGGCATGACCGGTGCCAACTTCATCACCGCCGACACGGGGACGATGGCGCTCGTCACCTCTGAAGGGAACGCCCGAAAGACGGCCGTCGTTCCGGACACGCACGTCGCCGTCGCCGGCGTCGAGAAAGTCGTCCCGGCGGTCGAAGACCTCCAGCCCTTCATCGAACTCATCGGCAAGTCGGGCACGGGGCAGAACATCACCTCTTACATCTCGCTTCTCACGCCGCCTGTGGAGTCGCCGACGGTCGATTTCGACGACCCTGACACTCCAATCACTGAGAACGAGACCGACCGCGACTTCCACCTCGTCCTCATCGACAACGGTCGCCTCGACATGCGCGACGACGAGCAGTTGCGCGAGACGCTCTACTGCATCCGATGTTCGGCCTGTTCGAACGTCTGCGCCAACTTCCAGCACGTCGGCGGTCACGCCTTCGGTGGCGAGACGTACTCCGGCGGCATCGGAACCGGGTGGGAAGCCGGTGTCGAAGGCCTCGACTCTGCTGCGGAGTTCAACGACCTCTGTACCGGGTGTAGCCGGTGTACCACTGCCTGCCCGGTCAACATCGACATCCCGTGGATAAACACGGTCGTTCGCGACCGGGTGAACCGTGGTGAGGTGTCGGAAGTCGATTGGCTCGTCGACGGACTCACCCCCGACGAAGAACCCGGTGGCGTCAGCCTCCAGAAACGCTTCTTCGGCAACTTCGAGACGGCCGCGAAGGTCGGGAGCACCTTCGCTCCCGTCTCCAACTGGGTCACTCAGACGTCCGTCTCTCGGAACCTCATGGAACGGTTCCTCGGCATCGACGCTCGCCGCGAACTCCCCTCGTTCCAGCGCGAGACGCTGAAAGACTGGTTCGACGCGCGTGACTCACACGTCCAGAACCCGACGCGAACCGCCGTGCTCTACCCCGACGTGTACACGAACCACGTGCAGGTCGAACGCGGGAAGGCGGCGGTCCGCACCCTCGAAGCCCTCGGTGTCGACGTGGTCGTCCCCGACGTTCGCTCGTCGGGTCGCGCTCCGCTGTCGCAGGGGATGATTGCCACCGCCGAAGACCACGCGCACGACGTGTACGCCGGCCTCGCAGAGTACATCGACGAGGGTCGCGACATCGTCGTCATCGAACCCTCGGACCTCGCGATGTTCGACAACGAGTACGAGAAGTTCCTCTCCGAGAAGTCGTTCCAGCGCCTCTCCGACAGTAGCTTCGAGGTGATGGAGTACGTCTTCGGCCTGCTCGAAAACGGTGCGCCGACCGACGCCCTCGAATCGACCGACAGCGAGGAAGTCGCCTACCACAGTCACTGCCAGCAGCGAACCCTCGGCCTCGAAGGCTACACCGAGGCGGTCCTCGCTGACCTCGGCTACGACGTGGCCACTTCCGACGTGGAGTGCTGCGGGATGGCCGGGTCGTTCGGCTACAAATCGGAGTACTACGAACTGAGTATGGACGTTGGCTCTGAACTGCAAGGGCAGTTCCAGACCGACGAGACGCGAAATCGGACGGTCGTCGCCAGCGGCACCTCCTGTCTCGAACAACTCGACTCACTGCTTCGCCGGCCGTCGCGACACCCGGTCGAGCTCATCGCACCGCGGCGATAA
- a CDS encoding PRC-barrel domain-containing protein: MDGTPEEITTLVGREVYSNNGVFVGEVEDVRLDLDHETVTGLALTALNNELFRNQIEPGKGVLIPYRWVRAVGDVILINDVIERLKNPEEDEESLLA; this comes from the coding sequence ATGGACGGGACGCCCGAAGAGATTACGACGCTCGTAGGCCGTGAGGTCTACTCGAACAACGGTGTGTTCGTCGGCGAGGTCGAAGACGTCCGCCTCGACTTAGACCACGAGACGGTCACTGGACTCGCGCTGACGGCCCTGAACAACGAACTGTTCCGAAACCAAATCGAACCCGGCAAGGGTGTACTCATCCCGTATCGATGGGTCCGCGCGGTCGGTGACGTCATCCTCATCAACGACGTTATCGAGCGACTGAAAAATCCCGAAGAAGACGAAGAGTCGCTCCTCGCCTGA
- a CDS encoding LUD domain-containing protein yields the protein MSTGTVATFEDSLERLEVGWTHTSSGELSTVLREVCDDPAVGVELPYDGVELPPWVNTDPTPADLRAANVGITAAGIAIADYGSVVVQGTPDGVEPVSLFGDLHVAVLRKSDIVSGMPEAFEWLGEEFRTGHDSAIIATGPSATADMGALVKGAHGPKDVHVVILDE from the coding sequence ATGTCAACCGGCACGGTTGCGACGTTCGAGGACTCACTCGAACGACTCGAAGTAGGCTGGACACACACGTCTTCGGGAGAGTTGTCCACAGTCCTTCGCGAGGTCTGTGACGACCCTGCTGTTGGCGTCGAACTTCCGTACGACGGTGTCGAACTCCCGCCGTGGGTGAACACCGACCCGACACCTGCCGACCTCCGAGCGGCGAACGTCGGCATCACGGCGGCAGGAATCGCGATTGCAGACTACGGGAGCGTCGTCGTGCAGGGCACGCCCGACGGCGTCGAACCCGTGAGTCTGTTCGGCGACCTCCACGTCGCCGTCCTCCGGAAGTCAGACATCGTCTCGGGCATGCCCGAGGCGTTCGAATGGCTCGGCGAGGAGTTCCGGACGGGCCACGACTCTGCGATTATCGCCACCGGTCCGAGCGCGACTGCCGACATGGGTGCGCTGGTGAAGGGTGCGCACGGCCCAAAAGACGTCCACGTGGTGATTCTCGATGAGTAA
- a CDS encoding Nramp family divalent metal transporter, producing the protein MSDGHVAPDPADRPQMESTDDDDPSDESSPNRSTAEEADVRGVSGGDDVYASEIEGKQYRGTWYLPLRYDTLDESPDSDEYPEQGTGGSFRLTDLPRVPRVGHVVGPSAIMLGASLGSGETLFWPVLTAQFGWLVFWAFIIGVFTQFVINTELQRWTLATGESIFRAFARVGTYWPWAFLFGGLVSLGWPGWAAGAAQVAATALGLSGSVSFLGFSIATWKLIAVGLMALIWLSYQTSSVMYNAVEVFQIGLLFVAIGATLMLVGVTGSWVEFSTVPDAAQSIGSLPAGVDIAVFLGGLAFAGAGGYLNLSQSLWMREKGYGMGNYQGRVKNPLRGDDPEPIERDGFTFRPTVTNLRRWRGWWRVVQLEHLLTFVLGLLVVAPALMSVAMKYAPGTTTDAIQMWLGDVVPLLGPVGSFLVFAILFVALFTTEYAIVESFVRNSADALYESYGREAGWDLPKLFWRLLTAFCVWGVVIILVFTSPFEGREPFFFLVVGAAMSGVMMWPYTALVLVMNTTRLPEHIQPGWGRVVAMWWATGFYGYFSVLLVGTTLAEFGLTAFETAPSILGSSVGGYALWAVYFVVQAYTVGKSAAGKRAASGTVPDAAEASGWFS; encoded by the coding sequence ATGAGTGACGGTCACGTCGCCCCCGACCCTGCCGACCGGCCACAGATGGAATCGACTGACGACGACGACCCGAGCGACGAATCGTCACCGAATCGAAGCACCGCAGAAGAGGCGGACGTTCGAGGTGTCTCCGGTGGCGACGACGTGTACGCCTCGGAAATCGAAGGAAAACAGTATCGCGGCACGTGGTACCTCCCGCTTCGCTACGACACCTTAGACGAGTCTCCCGACTCAGACGAGTACCCCGAACAAGGCACCGGCGGGTCGTTCCGCCTCACCGACCTTCCGCGCGTTCCACGCGTCGGCCACGTCGTGGGGCCGTCGGCGATAATGCTCGGTGCCTCGCTCGGAAGTGGTGAGACGCTCTTTTGGCCCGTCTTGACCGCACAGTTCGGCTGGCTGGTGTTCTGGGCGTTCATCATCGGCGTCTTCACCCAGTTCGTCATCAACACGGAACTTCAGCGCTGGACGCTCGCGACTGGTGAGAGCATCTTTCGCGCGTTCGCACGCGTGGGGACCTACTGGCCGTGGGCGTTCTTGTTCGGTGGCCTCGTCAGTCTCGGCTGGCCCGGATGGGCCGCTGGGGCCGCACAGGTCGCTGCGACAGCACTCGGATTGAGTGGGTCGGTCAGCTTCCTCGGGTTCTCCATCGCCACGTGGAAACTCATCGCTGTCGGCCTGATGGCGCTCATCTGGCTCTCGTATCAGACCTCGTCTGTCATGTACAACGCCGTCGAGGTGTTCCAGATTGGGCTCCTGTTCGTCGCCATCGGTGCGACGTTGATGCTCGTCGGTGTCACCGGCTCGTGGGTCGAATTCTCCACCGTCCCCGACGCTGCGCAGTCGATTGGGAGTCTCCCGGCAGGCGTCGACATCGCCGTCTTCCTCGGCGGCCTCGCCTTCGCTGGCGCTGGCGGGTATCTCAACCTCTCGCAGAGTCTCTGGATGCGAGAGAAAGGATACGGGATGGGCAACTACCAAGGGCGAGTGAAGAATCCACTCCGCGGCGACGACCCGGAACCCATCGAACGCGACGGGTTCACCTTCCGTCCGACGGTGACGAACCTTCGGCGATGGCGTGGGTGGTGGCGCGTCGTCCAACTCGAACACCTGCTAACGTTCGTTCTCGGACTCCTCGTCGTCGCACCCGCGCTCATGAGTGTCGCCATGAAGTACGCCCCCGGGACGACGACCGACGCCATCCAGATGTGGTTGGGTGACGTCGTTCCCCTCCTCGGTCCTGTCGGGTCGTTCCTCGTCTTCGCCATCCTCTTCGTCGCGCTCTTCACGACCGAATACGCCATCGTCGAATCGTTCGTCCGCAACAGTGCCGACGCGCTCTACGAGTCCTACGGCCGTGAAGCTGGGTGGGACCTCCCGAAGCTGTTCTGGCGACTGCTCACCGCGTTCTGCGTCTGGGGCGTCGTCATCATCCTCGTGTTCACGTCACCGTTCGAGGGCCGCGAACCGTTCTTCTTCCTCGTCGTCGGCGCAGCGATGTCTGGCGTGATGATGTGGCCGTACACCGCACTCGTCCTCGTGATGAACACGACGCGACTCCCCGAACACATCCAACCCGGATGGGGCCGCGTCGTGGCGATGTGGTGGGCGACTGGGTTCTACGGGTACTTCTCGGTCCTCCTCGTTGGGACGACGTTGGCCGAATTCGGACTCACGGCGTTCGAGACGGCCCCGTCGATTCTCGGCAGCAGCGTCGGCGGGTACGCCCTCTGGGCCGTCTACTTCGTCGTCCAAGCGTACACGGTCGGGAAGTCCGCCGCTGGCAAACGTGCCGCTTCCGGGACCGTCCCCGACGCAGCGGAGGCCAGCGGATGGTTCTCATAA
- a CDS encoding FAD-binding and (Fe-S)-binding domain-containing protein has product MASNTHEAAADPSLEGNYDYVSDDVERPGLVEDLESIVEGDVRFDTYTRTLYATDASAYEKMPIGVVMPKSTADVAAVMEYCAEREIPVLPRGGGTSLAGQTVNEAVVLDLVRHMGEVTDVNPDTRTATAQVGVRLGELNEELAPHGLKFAPDPAWGDRSALGGAIGNNSTGAHSLKYGKTDYYIEELEVVLADGTVTTLGEVSVDELREAGDPEGTLEERIYAKVAQILDEEADEISERYPDLKRNVSGYNLDMLVDEMRGERRTPDDTGIDDEWEAGTVNLGRLIAGSEGTLAIVTKATVSLETIPETASVALLTYDDVIDAMHDVAPILEHEPAAVEVMDDVLLDLARDTAEFADVVGMLPEGTDSTLLVEFYADSDEDGKQKVADLIEDRVIDPDGTEFEPNGGSASVTDKERRATDFMEAHDADTRAKFWKMRKSGLPILLSRTTDEKHIAYIEDTAIPAENLPDYVSDFQDILDEHDTFASYYAHAGPGVLHIRPLINTKTVEGVETYEAIADEVTDLVVKYGGSVSGEHGDGRARTQWNRKLYGDHLWNVFRDLKSEFDPDWLLNPGNICGEYDLTENLRFSPDYDFDAGFDPALNWDNDNGFEGMVELCHGCAGCRGQQSTVGGVMCPTFRAAEEEIQATRGRANMLRQAMSGGLPEDEMFTDEFVHEVLDLCVGCKGCSKDCPSGVDMAKMKAEVVHEYHQRNGSSLRDKIFANIDSLSAYGSAFAPVANAATKIPGARTLMEKTIGIAKERSLPKFHSTSFVEWFESRGAASIAEAQADRKVLLFPDTYTNYNHPEVGKAAVEALEAANVHVRIPDGVAGSGRPPHSKGFLDKARADAEQNVEVLAPFVEEDWDIVLCEPSDAVMFQSDYLDLLSGDDVEAVAANSFGIMEYFDTFRLDENLSFLPQNDYLTYHGHCHQKSTKKDHHAVGVLRRAGFDVDPLDSTCCGMSGSFGYEAEHYSMSMAIGDILSGQVADSPGDVVVAPGASCRSQLEDMGVDEEPPHPVEMLARAIGA; this is encoded by the coding sequence ATGGCATCTAACACGCACGAAGCGGCCGCTGACCCTTCGCTGGAGGGGAACTACGACTACGTCAGCGACGACGTAGAGCGGCCAGGGCTGGTCGAAGACCTCGAATCTATCGTCGAGGGCGACGTGCGATTCGACACCTACACGAGAACGCTGTACGCCACGGACGCCTCGGCGTACGAGAAGATGCCCATCGGCGTCGTCATGCCGAAATCGACGGCAGACGTGGCGGCGGTGATGGAGTACTGCGCCGAGCGAGAGATACCCGTCCTCCCGCGAGGCGGCGGCACGAGTCTCGCCGGGCAGACGGTCAACGAGGCCGTCGTCCTCGACCTCGTTCGTCACATGGGCGAGGTCACCGACGTCAACCCCGACACACGAACGGCGACCGCACAGGTCGGTGTCCGTCTCGGCGAACTGAACGAAGAACTGGCGCCACACGGCCTGAAGTTCGCGCCCGACCCGGCGTGGGGTGACCGCTCCGCCCTCGGTGGCGCAATCGGCAACAACTCGACCGGGGCACACTCCCTGAAGTACGGCAAGACCGACTACTACATCGAAGAACTCGAAGTCGTCCTCGCAGACGGGACGGTGACGACGCTCGGAGAAGTGAGCGTCGACGAGCTTCGTGAAGCAGGCGACCCCGAAGGCACGCTCGAAGAGCGAATCTACGCGAAAGTCGCCCAGATTCTCGACGAAGAGGCAGACGAGATATCCGAACGGTACCCTGACCTCAAACGCAACGTCTCGGGGTACAACCTCGACATGCTCGTCGACGAGATGCGCGGTGAACGTCGGACTCCCGACGACACCGGCATCGACGACGAGTGGGAAGCAGGGACCGTCAACCTCGGTCGCCTCATCGCGGGGAGCGAAGGGACGCTGGCAATCGTCACGAAGGCAACTGTCTCGCTGGAGACCATCCCGGAGACGGCGTCGGTCGCACTTCTCACCTACGACGACGTCATCGACGCGATGCACGACGTCGCGCCCATCCTCGAACACGAACCCGCGGCCGTCGAGGTCATGGACGACGTGCTCCTCGACTTGGCGCGCGACACGGCCGAGTTCGCCGACGTGGTCGGGATGCTTCCGGAGGGAACGGACTCCACGCTCCTCGTCGAGTTCTACGCGGACTCCGACGAGGATGGCAAACAGAAAGTCGCAGACCTCATCGAAGACCGCGTCATCGACCCCGACGGGACCGAGTTCGAACCCAACGGTGGGTCCGCCTCGGTGACCGACAAAGAACGTCGCGCGACCGACTTCATGGAGGCACACGACGCCGACACCCGCGCGAAGTTCTGGAAGATGCGCAAGTCGGGACTCCCGATTCTGCTCTCGCGGACGACCGACGAGAAGCACATCGCGTACATCGAGGACACCGCCATCCCGGCGGAGAACCTCCCCGACTACGTCTCTGACTTCCAGGACATCCTCGACGAACACGACACCTTCGCGTCGTACTACGCACACGCCGGTCCGGGCGTCCTCCACATCCGCCCGCTCATCAACACGAAGACCGTCGAAGGCGTCGAGACGTACGAAGCCATCGCGGACGAAGTGACCGACCTCGTCGTCAAGTACGGTGGGTCGGTCTCTGGTGAACACGGCGACGGTCGGGCCCGAACCCAGTGGAACCGCAAACTGTACGGTGACCACCTCTGGAACGTCTTCCGCGACCTGAAGAGCGAGTTCGACCCCGACTGGTTGCTCAACCCGGGGAACATCTGCGGAGAGTACGATTTGACCGAGAACCTCCGGTTCTCACCCGACTACGACTTCGACGCTGGGTTCGACCCCGCGCTGAACTGGGACAACGACAACGGCTTCGAAGGCATGGTCGAGCTCTGTCACGGGTGTGCTGGCTGTCGCGGTCAACAGTCGACCGTCGGCGGCGTCATGTGTCCGACGTTCCGTGCCGCCGAAGAGGAGATTCAGGCGACACGCGGCCGCGCCAACATGCTCCGACAGGCGATGAGCGGTGGCCTCCCAGAAGACGAGATGTTCACCGACGAGTTCGTCCACGAGGTGCTGGACCTCTGTGTCGGCTGTAAGGGCTGTTCGAAAGACTGCCCGAGTGGCGTCGACATGGCGAAGATGAAAGCCGAAGTGGTGCACGAGTACCACCAGCGCAACGGGTCGAGCCTCCGCGACAAGATTTTCGCCAACATCGACTCGCTGTCTGCATATGGGTCGGCGTTCGCGCCAGTCGCCAACGCGGCGACGAAGATTCCCGGTGCGCGGACACTGATGGAGAAGACCATCGGTATCGCGAAAGAACGCTCGCTGCCGAAGTTCCACTCGACGAGCTTCGTCGAGTGGTTCGAGTCGCGTGGCGCCGCGAGCATCGCAGAAGCACAGGCCGACCGGAAGGTGCTGTTGTTCCCGGACACCTACACGAACTACAACCACCCAGAAGTCGGGAAAGCGGCCGTGGAAGCGCTCGAAGCCGCGAACGTCCACGTTCGTATCCCCGACGGTGTCGCCGGGTCCGGCCGACCGCCGCACTCGAAGGGCTTCCTCGACAAGGCCCGCGCCGACGCGGAGCAGAACGTCGAGGTGCTCGCACCCTTCGTCGAAGAGGACTGGGACATCGTCCTCTGTGAACCATCGGATGCCGTGATGTTCCAGTCGGACTACCTCGACTTGCTCTCCGGCGACGACGTGGAGGCCGTCGCGGCCAACTCCTTCGGTATCATGGAGTACTTCGACACGTTCCGACTGGACGAGAACCTCTCGTTCCTCCCGCAGAACGATTACCTGACGTACCACGGTCACTGTCACCAGAAGTCCACGAAGAAAGACCACCACGCGGTGGGCGTCCTCCGTCGCGCTGGATTCGACGTGGACCCGCTGGACTCGACGTGCTGTGGCATGTCCGGGTCGTTCGGCTACGAGGCAGAACACTACTCCATGTCGATGGCCATCGGAGACATCCTCTCCGGTCAGGTCGCAGACAGTCCGGGAGATGTCGTCGTCGCCCCCGGCGCGTCCTGCCGGTCGCAACTCGAAGACATGGGCGTCGACGAGGAACCGCCGCACCCAGTCGAGATGCTCGCCCGCGCCATCGGGGCGTAG
- a CDS encoding HTH domain-containing protein, whose amino-acid sequence MEEESRARSRNEHGQYVGRIPLEAVLEVFDERDDAARPLTAADVMEALDCSRRTAHNKLNELEEQGDLATRKVGARSRVWWVPLTGESHRARASSESSTDQSATDDATATGVDVEDTRRVVDHPPAVSNAIEQADLPGSGPMLDARREALSAAYDYLTDHPEAKKADFLRDVYFQYPAGFESAEGWWNAIQPALKQLPGVDPPEERGHIWHFLGG is encoded by the coding sequence ATGGAAGAGGAGTCTCGCGCGCGTTCCCGAAACGAGCACGGCCAGTACGTGGGGCGCATCCCACTGGAGGCGGTTCTGGAGGTGTTCGACGAACGGGACGACGCCGCTCGGCCACTCACTGCGGCCGACGTGATGGAGGCACTCGACTGCTCTCGCCGGACGGCGCACAACAAACTGAACGAACTCGAAGAACAGGGCGACCTCGCGACCAGAAAAGTCGGGGCCCGGAGTCGCGTCTGGTGGGTTCCGTTGACTGGTGAGTCTCACCGTGCACGTGCGTCCTCGGAATCGAGTACCGACCAGTCGGCGACGGACGATGCGACAGCGACTGGCGTCGACGTCGAGGATACTCGACGCGTCGTCGACCACCCACCTGCAGTTTCGAACGCAATCGAACAGGCCGACTTGCCGGGGAGTGGGCCGATGCTGGACGCCCGACGCGAAGCACTCTCAGCGGCGTACGACTATCTAACCGACCATCCCGAGGCGAAGAAGGCAGATTTCCTTCGTGACGTGTACTTCCAGTACCCGGCAGGATTCGAATCCGCAGAAGGGTGGTGGAACGCGATTCAACCCGCACTCAAGCAACTCCCCGGTGTCGACCCACCGGAAGAGCGTGGTCACATCTGGCACTTCCTCGGTGGGTAA